Proteins encoded together in one Candidatus Poribacteria bacterium window:
- a CDS encoding DUF4159 domain-containing protein, with the protein MGDPQTEGPRVTERHHRRVALHTLVRCAVLVALLSESSGAVAQTPFAIGQLKYGGGGDWYSSTASIANWLREIRQRVGIPTETQARVVALTDRTLYQTPFLYVNGHGNFRLTDAEVAALRKFLTTGGFLFANDDYGIDRSFRREIARVLPNSPMQPIPAAHAIYRSFYELPGLPKVHVHDGDPAQGFGMFHNGRMVVYYAWSADIGDGLEAFEVHKDPDDVREAAVRMAVNIAVYALTN; encoded by the coding sequence ATGGGCGATCCGCAAACGGAAGGGCCTCGTGTGACGGAACGCCACCATCGGCGAGTCGCGCTCCACACCCTCGTACGGTGCGCTGTGCTCGTCGCGCTCCTCTCCGAGAGCAGCGGCGCGGTCGCCCAGACGCCCTTCGCCATCGGGCAGCTCAAGTACGGCGGAGGCGGCGACTGGTATTCGAGCACGGCGTCAATCGCCAACTGGCTCCGAGAGATACGCCAACGGGTCGGCATCCCGACCGAGACCCAGGCGCGAGTCGTCGCGCTTACGGATCGAACGCTCTACCAGACGCCTTTCCTCTACGTCAACGGTCACGGGAACTTCCGACTGACGGATGCCGAGGTCGCCGCGCTCCGCAAGTTCCTCACGACAGGCGGGTTCCTGTTCGCCAATGACGACTACGGGATCGACCGGAGCTTCCGCCGTGAGATCGCGCGTGTTCTCCCGAATTCGCCGATGCAGCCGATCCCGGCGGCGCACGCGATCTACCGCAGCTTCTACGAACTGCCCGGTCTCCCGAAGGTGCACGTCCACGACGGCGATCCGGCGCAAGGGTTCGGCATGTTCCACAACGGTCGGATGGTCGTCTACTACGCATGGAGCGCCGATATCGGCGACGGTTTGGAAGCATTCGAGGTCCACAAAGACCCCGACGACGTACGCGAAGCCGCCGTTCGCATGGCGGTGAACATCGCCGTCTACGCTCTCACCAACTGA